Proteins from one Microbacterium hatanonis genomic window:
- a CDS encoding FGGY family carbohydrate kinase, whose amino-acid sequence MTLVAGIDSSTQACKVTVRDLATGLRVREGKAAHPDATVVDPEVWWTALLEAVRAAGGLDDVAAVSVSGQQHTPIFLDASGAAVARSPLWNDTGSHPQMVALNAELGREEWIRRTGLPLTLSDTVVKARWLRDTDPDAARRTAAVAVVHDWLTWRLRGFGPGTGGVERLTTDRSEASGTAYWSGQDEAYTPDLFAHAFGSSAILPEVLGPLGRAGVTGAGIPGVPAGIPIGVGSGDNAAAALALGLEDGDAVLSLGTSGVVYARTAAPVHDYAGYVCSYADATGAHLPLVATLNAARNLHLGASLLGCTYAELSDLALEAPAGAGGLALLPYFEGERTPDLPHARGSLQGATLTNLTRANFARAVVEGTLASQVAMLDALHACAVPTTRMLLIGGAAKNHAVQRVLSQMVDLPIVVPEFDEYVTKGAAMQAAAALDGAFPSWELAATELPRAQFEPQIARQHVEAQRALGYIDPVLIGSS is encoded by the coding sequence CCTGCGCGTGCGAGAGGGCAAGGCCGCCCACCCCGACGCGACCGTCGTCGACCCGGAGGTCTGGTGGACGGCGCTGCTGGAGGCCGTGCGCGCGGCTGGCGGGCTGGACGACGTCGCGGCCGTCTCGGTGAGCGGCCAGCAGCACACGCCCATCTTCCTCGACGCCTCGGGTGCCGCCGTCGCGCGGTCGCCCCTGTGGAACGACACCGGGTCGCACCCGCAGATGGTCGCGCTGAACGCCGAGCTCGGGCGGGAGGAGTGGATCCGTCGAACGGGGCTGCCGCTGACGCTCTCCGACACGGTGGTCAAAGCGCGGTGGCTGCGCGACACCGATCCGGACGCCGCTCGACGCACCGCCGCCGTCGCGGTCGTGCACGACTGGCTCACCTGGCGACTCCGCGGATTCGGACCGGGTACGGGCGGTGTCGAACGGTTGACAACGGATCGATCCGAAGCATCCGGCACCGCCTACTGGTCGGGCCAGGACGAGGCCTACACCCCCGACCTGTTCGCGCACGCCTTCGGGTCGTCGGCGATCCTGCCCGAGGTGCTCGGGCCGCTCGGTCGCGCGGGCGTGACCGGCGCGGGGATCCCCGGGGTTCCGGCCGGCATCCCGATCGGTGTGGGAAGCGGCGACAATGCGGCCGCGGCACTGGCCCTCGGACTCGAGGACGGCGACGCGGTGCTCAGCCTCGGCACCTCGGGGGTCGTCTACGCCCGCACGGCCGCCCCGGTGCACGACTATGCGGGATACGTGTGCAGCTACGCCGACGCCACGGGTGCGCACCTGCCGCTGGTCGCCACGCTGAACGCCGCGCGCAATCTGCATCTGGGGGCGAGCCTGCTGGGGTGCACCTACGCCGAGCTGTCCGACCTGGCTCTGGAGGCGCCCGCCGGTGCGGGCGGACTGGCGCTGCTGCCGTACTTCGAGGGCGAACGCACGCCGGACCTGCCCCACGCCCGCGGGTCGCTGCAGGGGGCGACGCTCACGAACCTCACCCGCGCGAACTTCGCGCGCGCCGTCGTCGAGGGGACCCTTGCGAGCCAGGTCGCCATGCTCGATGCGCTGCACGCCTGTGCCGTGCCGACGACGCGGATGCTGCTGATCGGCGGGGCGGCGAAGAACCACGCCGTGCAACGGGTGCTCAGCCAGATGGTCGACCTGCCGATCGTCGTGCCGGAGTTCGACGAGTACGTCACGAAGGGCGCCGCCATGCAGGCGGCGGCGGCCCTGGACGGGGCGTTCCCGTCGTGGGAGCTCGCCGCGACGGAGCTCCCGCGTGCGCAGTTCGAGCCGCAGATCGCCCGGCAGCACGTCGAGGCGCAGCGCGCGCTCGGCTACATCGACCCCGTTCTCATCGGCTCCTCCTGA